The Pseudomonadota bacterium genome has a window encoding:
- the mutS gene encoding DNA mismatch repair protein MutS, with translation MTKPPSTDEIARAPALNEPPPTAKGATPVMAQYLEIKAANADSLLFFRMGDFYELFFDDAHIAAKVLGIALTKRGKHSGQDIPMAGVPVHAAQDYLHKLIAAGHKVAVCEQIEDPKEAKKRGSKAVVKRDVTRLVTPGTLTEDGLLPTASANWLTAVAPAADDSSLGLAWLDLSTGSFHLATLPTARLDAELARLAPAETLYPDNLTPDTTPLFMTLERLGGALSPLPAVLFHGGDAAERVATAFGVASADAFGELSRGELRAAAALIGYVEQTQKQAFAALKPPVRERLGTAMAIDEATRTSLDIVRSKTGDDGTTLLAAINRCVTAAGTRRLADQLSAPSTERDTIEARLDAVASFIDAQAARQTIRNSLAGLPDLSRALARVVLARAGPRDLQTIGTAIAQAEALLEHWPAATEAILLKEARAKLEARPQGLGTRLGSELADELPLFARDGGFIAEGVDADLDAARRLRDDTRKVIAGLQSTYCEQTGARSLKVKHNGLLGFFIEVPSAQAGPLQSAPDTYFHRQTMANAMRFSTQRLSELEAEIAGATGRALALELDRFHDLCEAVIAAREPLQAVADALATFDVAAGLAETAILDRHIRPIMRDDTCFSLVGGRHPVVERALKRQGGAQFVSNDCALGDEGDELGKVHVVTGPNMGGKSTYLRQNALIAVMAQAGCYVPADSATIGIVDALFSRVGAADDLARGRSTFMVEMVETAAILHQAGPKSLVILDEIGRGTATYDGLSIAWACVEHLHEQCKSRALFATHYHELTVLAERLARLENRTLSVKEWQGEVIFLHEVLPGAADRSYGLQVAKLAGLPAPVITRARAVLDHLERRVDGTDGQSDDDLFEGLPLFAAAKAPAPTAQPSDEHIEAAAKARLAELMAKADPDQMTPRQALDFVYDLAAKLRKM, from the coding sequence ATGACCAAGCCGCCATCTACCGATGAAATCGCGCGTGCTCCGGCACTCAACGAGCCACCGCCGACAGCGAAGGGTGCGACGCCGGTCATGGCGCAATATCTTGAGATCAAGGCCGCCAACGCTGACAGCCTCCTATTCTTTCGGATGGGCGACTTCTATGAACTGTTTTTTGACGATGCACACATCGCCGCCAAGGTGCTTGGCATCGCCCTGACGAAGCGCGGCAAACATAGCGGCCAAGACATCCCAATGGCCGGCGTACCGGTGCATGCCGCGCAGGACTACCTGCACAAGCTGATTGCTGCTGGTCACAAGGTGGCTGTCTGCGAGCAGATCGAAGATCCGAAAGAAGCGAAAAAACGCGGATCCAAGGCGGTTGTAAAGCGCGATGTCACGCGATTGGTGACACCGGGAACCTTGACCGAGGACGGGCTTCTGCCGACCGCTTCGGCGAACTGGCTGACCGCTGTTGCACCCGCAGCTGACGACAGTTCGCTGGGGCTTGCTTGGCTCGATCTGTCGACGGGATCGTTTCACCTCGCCACGCTTCCCACTGCCCGGCTGGATGCCGAGCTCGCGCGCCTCGCGCCAGCGGAAACGCTTTACCCAGATAATCTAACGCCCGATACAACTCCCCTCTTCATGACGCTTGAACGCCTCGGTGGAGCGTTGTCGCCACTCCCGGCCGTACTTTTCCATGGTGGTGACGCCGCCGAGAGGGTTGCGACGGCCTTCGGCGTCGCAAGCGCAGATGCGTTTGGGGAATTGAGTCGTGGCGAACTCCGGGCGGCTGCAGCCTTAATCGGTTATGTCGAACAGACCCAAAAGCAGGCTTTCGCAGCCTTGAAGCCTCCCGTGCGCGAGCGCTTGGGAACGGCCATGGCGATCGACGAGGCGACGCGCACGAGCCTCGACATCGTCCGCTCGAAAACCGGCGATGACGGCACCACCTTGCTTGCGGCAATCAACCGATGCGTGACCGCCGCAGGAACGCGGCGGCTCGCCGACCAACTATCAGCTCCGTCGACGGAGCGCGATACCATCGAAGCGCGTCTGGATGCCGTCGCATCCTTCATCGATGCGCAGGCGGCCCGTCAGACCATTCGAAACAGCCTCGCCGGTCTTCCCGATCTTTCGCGTGCCCTTGCACGGGTCGTGCTCGCGCGGGCTGGACCGCGCGACCTGCAGACCATTGGTACCGCGATCGCTCAGGCTGAGGCGCTGCTTGAACATTGGCCCGCTGCCACCGAAGCGATCTTGCTAAAAGAAGCACGAGCTAAGCTCGAAGCGCGACCTCAAGGCTTGGGTACCCGTCTGGGAAGCGAATTGGCGGACGAGCTTCCGCTGTTTGCGCGTGATGGCGGATTTATCGCCGAGGGGGTTGATGCCGACCTCGATGCTGCCCGCCGTCTACGTGATGACACGCGCAAAGTAATCGCAGGGCTTCAAAGTACCTATTGTGAACAGACCGGCGCGCGCTCACTGAAGGTGAAACACAATGGCCTTCTGGGCTTTTTCATTGAGGTGCCTTCCGCTCAGGCAGGACCCCTTCAGTCTGCGCCCGACACCTACTTTCACCGTCAGACCATGGCCAATGCCATGCGCTTTTCAACCCAGCGTCTGTCCGAACTCGAAGCGGAGATAGCAGGCGCGACCGGCCGTGCGCTGGCACTGGAGTTGGATCGGTTTCACGACCTGTGCGAGGCGGTGATAGCGGCGCGCGAACCGTTGCAAGCAGTCGCTGATGCTTTGGCCACGTTCGATGTCGCCGCTGGCCTTGCCGAAACGGCGATCCTTGATCGGCATATCCGTCCTATCATGCGCGACGATACCTGCTTCAGCCTCGTCGGCGGCCGCCATCCTGTCGTTGAGCGAGCGTTAAAACGGCAAGGCGGAGCGCAGTTTGTCTCCAACGATTGCGCTTTGGGGGACGAGGGCGATGAGTTGGGAAAGGTGCACGTCGTCACCGGCCCCAACATGGGCGGCAAGTCGACGTACCTGCGGCAAAACGCGCTCATCGCCGTCATGGCGCAAGCGGGCTGCTATGTACCCGCTGACAGCGCTACAATTGGGATTGTCGATGCCCTGTTCAGCAGGGTTGGGGCTGCAGATGATCTCGCCCGCGGGCGATCGACCTTTATGGTCGAAATGGTGGAGACGGCTGCGATCCTTCACCAAGCAGGTCCAAAAAGCCTGGTCATTCTCGATGAGATTGGCCGCGGAACAGCGACCTATGACGGGCTGTCGATCGCATGGGCTTGCGTTGAGCATCTCCACGAGCAGTGCAAGTCGCGCGCCCTTTTTGCCACCCATTATCACGAGTTGACTGTATTGGCTGAGCGTCTTGCTCGCCTCGAAAATCGCACACTCAGCGTCAAGGAGTGGCAAGGCGAGGTTATTTTTCTGCACGAGGTTCTACCCGGCGCTGCCGACCGGTCTTACGGACTACAAGTGGCCAAACTCGCCGGACTTCCAGCGCCGGTGATCACGCGCGCACGGGCTGTCCTTGATCATCTTGAAAGACGCGTCGACGGCACAGACGGACAAAGCGACGATGATCTGTTTGAAGGCCTGCCCTTGTTTGCAGCGGCTAAGGCGCCTGCTCCAACAGCGCAGCCGAGCGACGAACATATTGAAGCTGCGGCCAAGGCCAGACTGGCAGAGCTGATGGCCAAGGCAGACCCCGATCAAATGACACCACGGCAGGCCCTTGATTTCGTCTATGATCTCGCCGCAAAGCTTCGCAAGATGTGA
- a CDS encoding NADP-dependent malic enzyme, translating to MAKKLPGDTHLSRNTFGSNRPAITDQDALDFHAYGRPGKLEVIPTKPMATQRDLSLAYSPGVAVPVKAIAANPDVAFDYTARGNMVAVISNGTAILGLGNLGALASKPVMEGKAVLFKRFADVDSIDLEVDTQDVDAFIDAVKHLGPSFGGINLEDIKAPDCFIIESRLREEMDIPVFHDDQHGTAIIALAGLINALDLTGRDIKETTLVCNGAGSAAIACIELIKALGMPADNIILCDTKGVIYQGREAGMNQWKAAHATRTDARTLEEAVKGADVFFGLSVQGALTQEMVMSMADDPIIFAMANPDPEITPEQVAEVRSDAIVATGRSDYPNQVNNVLGFPYIFRGALDVRATTINDEMKIAAARALADLAREDVPDEVASAYQGARPRYGPNYIIPVPFDPRLISAIPAAVAKAAADTGVARRPVIDDAGYRAELSARRDPVAGVLNRIYERVKRLQKRVVFAEGEEEQVMRAAVSFSHQGLGHAILVGREDEIRRVAEDGGIDLTGIEIANARVSSRQEDYAEFLYQRLQRKGFLFRDCQRMVNTDRNYFGACMVAMGEADSMVTGTTRNYSVALQVIRRVVDAKPGHRVIGASLCLARGRTVLIADTAVHDMPTSEELADIAEEAAGVARRLGYEPRVAMLAYSTFGHPPGERSERVQEAVRILDKRRVDFEYDGEMNADVALNMQIMEQYPFCRLSGPANVLVMPAFHSASIATKMLEELGGSTVIGPLLVGIDKPIQIARLGAGDSEIVNMAVLSAYNVSA from the coding sequence ATGGCCAAGAAGCTTCCGGGCGATACCCATCTGTCCCGCAACACCTTCGGCTCAAACCGTCCAGCCATTACAGACCAAGATGCGCTCGACTTTCACGCCTACGGGCGCCCCGGAAAACTTGAAGTCATTCCGACCAAACCGATGGCGACGCAGCGCGACCTTTCGCTCGCCTACTCGCCCGGAGTGGCGGTACCGGTCAAAGCGATCGCGGCCAACCCGGACGTCGCCTTTGATTACACCGCCCGGGGCAACATGGTGGCGGTGATATCCAATGGCACCGCGATTTTGGGATTGGGCAACCTCGGCGCGCTTGCATCCAAGCCGGTGATGGAGGGCAAGGCCGTCCTTTTCAAGCGTTTTGCGGACGTGGATTCGATCGATCTTGAAGTCGACACGCAGGATGTGGACGCCTTCATAGATGCAGTCAAACATCTCGGGCCGTCCTTTGGCGGCATCAACCTCGAAGACATCAAGGCCCCCGATTGCTTCATCATCGAATCGCGCTTGCGCGAGGAGATGGATATCCCGGTCTTCCATGACGACCAACACGGTACGGCAATCATAGCACTTGCAGGCTTGATCAACGCACTCGACCTGACCGGTCGCGACATCAAGGAAACAACTTTGGTTTGCAATGGCGCGGGCTCGGCGGCAATCGCCTGCATCGAACTGATCAAGGCGCTCGGCATGCCGGCCGACAACATCATCCTGTGCGACACAAAGGGGGTCATCTACCAGGGTCGTGAAGCGGGGATGAACCAATGGAAGGCAGCCCACGCCACGCGAACCGATGCGCGTACGCTTGAAGAAGCCGTGAAGGGCGCGGATGTCTTTTTCGGCTTGTCTGTCCAAGGCGCGTTGACCCAGGAAATGGTCATGTCGATGGCCGATGATCCCATAATCTTTGCCATGGCCAACCCGGATCCGGAGATTACACCGGAGCAGGTGGCGGAGGTACGCTCGGATGCCATCGTCGCAACCGGGCGGTCGGATTACCCCAATCAAGTCAACAATGTTCTGGGGTTTCCCTACATTTTTCGCGGCGCGCTCGATGTTCGTGCGACCACAATCAACGATGAGATGAAGATCGCGGCCGCGCGTGCGCTCGCCGACCTGGCGCGCGAGGATGTCCCCGACGAAGTGGCCTCGGCCTATCAGGGTGCAAGGCCCCGCTACGGGCCGAACTACATCATCCCGGTTCCTTTTGATCCGCGTCTAATTTCGGCCATCCCAGCGGCGGTCGCCAAAGCTGCTGCAGACACTGGCGTCGCGCGCAGGCCCGTTATCGATGATGCAGGTTACCGCGCCGAACTATCAGCTCGGCGTGATCCTGTCGCTGGGGTCCTCAATCGTATCTATGAGCGCGTCAAGCGGCTCCAAAAGCGCGTTGTGTTCGCTGAAGGTGAAGAAGAGCAGGTCATGCGCGCCGCGGTATCGTTCAGCCATCAGGGTCTCGGTCACGCGATTCTTGTTGGGCGTGAGGATGAGATACGCCGGGTAGCTGAAGATGGTGGTATCGACCTGACCGGTATCGAGATCGCAAACGCGCGCGTATCTTCGAGACAGGAAGACTATGCGGAGTTCCTCTACCAGAGGCTCCAACGCAAGGGTTTCCTGTTCCGTGATTGCCAGCGCATGGTGAACACGGATCGCAACTACTTCGGCGCTTGTATGGTTGCGATGGGCGAAGCCGACTCCATGGTGACGGGAACGACGCGCAATTATTCGGTGGCGCTGCAGGTGATCCGGCGTGTGGTCGATGCGAAGCCCGGGCACAGGGTGATCGGGGCATCACTGTGTCTGGCGCGCGGGCGAACGGTCCTGATTGCAGATACCGCCGTGCACGATATGCCGACGTCTGAAGAACTTGCCGATATTGCCGAAGAAGCAGCTGGCGTTGCTCGACGTCTTGGCTACGAGCCGAGAGTTGCGATGTTGGCGTACTCCACCTTCGGCCATCCTCCCGGCGAGCGGTCGGAGCGTGTGCAAGAGGCGGTACGCATACTCGACAAGCGCCGGGTCGATTTTGAGTACGACGGTGAAATGAACGCCGATGTGGCGTTGAACATGCAGATCATGGAGCAATACCCATTCTGCCGATTGTCTGGTCCTGCGAACGTGCTTGTCATGCCAGCGTTCCACTCGGCCTCTATCGCTACAAAAATGCTTGAAGAACTGGGTGGGTCGACCGTGATCGGCCCACTGCTTGTCGGCATAGATAAACCGATCCAGATTGCGCGGCTGGGCGCAGGCGATAGCGAGATCGTGAATATGGCGGTGCTATCCGCCTATAATGTTAGCGCTTAG
- a CDS encoding GNAT family N-acetyltransferase — protein sequence MLSIDQTLQTLTDAPSSAIEANGKTGVGGNYTFSEVHDRQAVAALGEEWCRLEGISEGSTGFQVFAFCLTWLENYAFGDDPRYRARIVCIRNSAGQLVCLAPLAQRENRGLSIVEWVGEPLIQYGDVLLDPQADHVKVRQALFEAIDGWKIDGLLLRSVRADARVALVMPTERWQVGEGREAAIADLRGFQSAETYFARFSRSTRKGLRLKRRRLEEMGELRFSLVKPGGQARQLCELALAWKKDWLAARGLSSRAFMDTLSLKTLEALAECQDPDNPLGLRVLWLDETPIAIEIALIDRSASMAFMGMYDPAYEARSPGKVQMELTVRHGLENGWPAYDLLAPMADYKQSWSTNALPVTDVMVPRSLKGWAYRIGILQGLRPFAKKLLMAMPQALRVRILKAA from the coding sequence ATGCTCAGCATCGACCAAACTCTGCAAACCCTGACCGATGCACCAAGTTCCGCGATCGAGGCGAACGGTAAAACTGGGGTTGGGGGTAATTACACCTTCAGCGAGGTCCACGACCGCCAAGCCGTTGCTGCTCTGGGGGAGGAATGGTGTCGACTTGAAGGCATAAGCGAAGGCTCAACGGGTTTCCAAGTCTTCGCGTTTTGCCTGACTTGGCTTGAAAACTACGCCTTTGGCGATGACCCTAGATACCGCGCTCGGATCGTTTGCATACGTAACAGCGCGGGCCAATTGGTCTGCCTTGCACCGCTTGCACAACGGGAAAATCGAGGCCTCTCGATTGTTGAGTGGGTCGGGGAACCACTCATCCAGTATGGCGATGTACTCCTTGATCCCCAGGCGGATCATGTGAAGGTTCGGCAAGCCCTTTTTGAGGCCATCGATGGATGGAAAATCGACGGCCTGTTGCTTCGGAGTGTTCGGGCGGACGCTCGCGTCGCGCTCGTGATGCCGACCGAACGCTGGCAGGTAGGTGAGGGCCGCGAGGCGGCAATTGCCGACTTACGCGGGTTTCAATCGGCAGAAACATACTTCGCCCGCTTCTCACGATCGACGCGCAAGGGACTGCGTCTCAAACGCCGGCGGCTGGAGGAAATGGGCGAACTACGGTTTTCCTTGGTCAAACCTGGTGGACAGGCCCGGCAGCTTTGCGAACTTGCGCTTGCGTGGAAGAAAGACTGGCTCGCTGCGCGTGGTCTCTCTAGCCGCGCATTCATGGACACTCTGTCCCTTAAAACTCTTGAGGCGTTGGCGGAATGCCAGGACCCGGACAATCCACTAGGCCTCCGGGTACTTTGGTTGGACGAAACCCCAATTGCCATCGAGATAGCCCTCATTGATCGATCGGCCAGCATGGCATTCATGGGAATGTACGATCCGGCCTATGAGGCGCGCAGCCCGGGCAAGGTGCAGATGGAACTGACGGTTCGCCACGGATTGGAGAATGGTTGGCCAGCATACGATCTGCTTGCTCCCATGGCCGACTACAAGCAATCATGGAGCACCAATGCGCTGCCGGTCACCGACGTGATGGTGCCGCGCAGCCTCAAGGGTTGGGCCTATCGAATTGGCATCCTGCAAGGCCTACGCCCGTTTGCCAAAAAACTGCTGATGGCCATGCCCCAGGCTTTGCGCGTGCGCATCCTCAAGGCCGCCTAA
- the dnaJ gene encoding molecular chaperone DnaJ, which produces MAKPDFYDLLGVARDADEKTLKSAFRKKAMQYHPDRNPGDGEAEQKFKQVNEAYEVLRDDQKRAAYDRFGHQAFEQGGMGGGFGGAGMGGAGMGDIFEEIFGEFMGGRRRGGSGAARGSDVRYNLEISLEEAFEGKTVDLQLPTSVVCETCSGSGAKPGTSPVTCGTCGGMGKVRMSQGFFAVERTCPTCGGRGEVIKDPCETCSGSGRVVQERTLSVNIPAGIDDGNRIRVAGEGEAGVRGAPAGDLYIFVSITPHSIFQRDGADLFCRAPISIVTAALGGAFEVPTLDGGRARVKVPDGTQTGKQFRLRGKGMPILRQRDAGDMYVQVVVETPQNLTRKQRELLEAFEEESGAHNNPETDGFFSKVKDFFGG; this is translated from the coding sequence ATGGCTAAACCCGACTTTTATGACCTTTTGGGCGTTGCTCGCGATGCCGATGAAAAGACGCTCAAGAGCGCCTTCCGCAAAAAGGCGATGCAGTACCACCCTGATCGCAATCCTGGCGATGGGGAGGCGGAGCAGAAGTTCAAGCAAGTCAATGAGGCCTATGAGGTCCTTCGCGACGACCAGAAACGCGCGGCATACGATCGTTTCGGCCATCAAGCGTTTGAACAAGGCGGGATGGGCGGCGGGTTTGGCGGCGCGGGCATGGGTGGCGCCGGAATGGGCGACATCTTCGAAGAGATATTTGGTGAGTTCATGGGCGGCCGCCGTCGTGGTGGCAGTGGAGCAGCACGCGGATCGGACGTCCGCTACAATCTAGAGATTTCGCTCGAAGAAGCTTTCGAAGGAAAAACCGTCGACCTGCAGTTACCGACCTCAGTGGTTTGCGAGACCTGCAGCGGCTCGGGAGCCAAGCCGGGAACCAGCCCGGTTACATGCGGAACCTGCGGCGGGATGGGCAAAGTGCGGATGAGCCAAGGCTTCTTCGCCGTCGAACGAACCTGCCCAACGTGCGGTGGACGCGGCGAGGTTATCAAGGATCCCTGTGAGACATGTTCCGGCTCCGGCCGCGTCGTGCAGGAGCGCACCTTATCGGTCAACATCCCTGCAGGTATCGATGATGGCAACCGCATACGCGTCGCAGGAGAGGGCGAAGCAGGCGTCCGGGGAGCGCCAGCAGGCGATCTTTACATTTTTGTCTCGATCACCCCGCACTCGATTTTTCAGCGCGACGGTGCTGATCTGTTTTGCCGCGCGCCAATCTCAATCGTAACGGCCGCTTTGGGGGGCGCCTTTGAAGTCCCAACGCTTGATGGTGGGCGCGCGAGGGTAAAAGTGCCAGACGGCACGCAAACCGGGAAGCAGTTTCGCTTGCGCGGGAAGGGTATGCCCATTCTCCGGCAGCGCGATGCCGGAGACATGTACGTTCAGGTGGTTGTTGAAACACCGCAGAACTTGACGCGTAAACAACGCGAATTGCTCGAAGCGTTCGAAGAAGAAAGCGGTGCGCACAATAATCCTGAGACGGATGGCTTCTTTTCCAAGGTCAAGGACTTCTTCGGGGGATAG
- a CDS encoding MarR family transcriptional regulator: MAKKKHRSKPGDKRSTKRDLDTRDAGENRTDMGAERRAVATQTSALVDLLERFEPLWRAYQAGSLPKTTSVSRMRVLSLLADQGPMTMTELKLAMGVSAQNITGLVDRLEASNEVERQPDPADRRKIIVKLFKPLKDTVRAYRDDHRRQVGQVFDTLSFKEQKQLSRALSKLVNILEDRANAQ, from the coding sequence ATGGCGAAGAAAAAACACCGCAGCAAACCGGGCGACAAGCGCTCAACAAAACGCGACCTTGATACGAGGGACGCTGGCGAAAATCGGACTGATATGGGCGCTGAAAGGCGTGCTGTAGCGACACAGACCTCCGCACTTGTCGATCTGCTCGAGCGTTTCGAACCTCTCTGGCGAGCTTACCAGGCTGGGAGCCTTCCCAAGACCACCAGCGTTTCGCGCATGCGCGTTCTGTCCTTGCTTGCTGATCAAGGTCCGATGACCATGACGGAATTGAAGCTGGCAATGGGCGTTTCGGCGCAGAACATCACCGGGCTTGTCGATCGATTGGAGGCCAGCAACGAGGTGGAGCGTCAGCCTGATCCGGCAGACCGGCGAAAGATCATCGTCAAGTTATTCAAGCCACTCAAGGACACCGTTCGAGCGTATCGCGATGATCACCGGCGTCAGGTTGGCCAAGTATTCGACACGCTATCGTTCAAAGAGCAGAAGCAGCTTTCGCGGGCTTTATCAAAGCTTGTGAACATTCTGGAGGATAGGGCCAACGCGCAATAA